Below is a genomic region from Polyangiaceae bacterium.
GCCCGAGATGATGACGAGCGCGAACTCGCCCGAGAGCACCGACGGGAGCAGCTCGCGGTCGAGCGCCGTTTCCACGTAGGTCTGCTCGCTGATGACGTCGAGTCCGCGCGTGCCGGCGTTGCTGTGCTTGCTCTGGCTGTAGACCGTGAGCAGGTGTCGAATGTATGGGTTCGTGTTCGGCGGGATGGGCCCGCCCGAGCCGCCGTGCCCGTTGCCATTGCGCTTGCCGTTGCCGCCGTCCCCCGGCACGCCCCACGCGATCGGCACCGGTGTGAGGGGCTGCGGCGCACGCCGCGCGGCCGGAATGCTGGTCAGCGCGTTCCGCAGGTCGGCGGCGGTGGCATAGCGGTCGGCGCGCTTGGGCGCGATGGCCTTGAGCATCACGTCGACCAGCTCGGGCGCGATGTCGGCGAGGCCCGACAGCTCGCGCGGATCGGCGGCGGGCTTGCCAGGCGGCGGGACCTGCGCGTTGTCCCACGGGTAGCGGTTCGTCAGCGCCTCGTAGAGCGTGAGCCCGAGGGCGTAGAGATCACGGTCGACGAGATCGCTCGCTGAAAGAACGTCCTCGAGCACGAGGTCGGGCGGCAGGTAGCGACGCGAGCCACCGCCACGGCGCTCCTCGTCCTTCGCCGCGACCGAGACGTTGAAGTCGATGATTTTCGTGCCACGCCCGGTCCATAACAGGTTCCGGGGCTTGATGTCGCAGTGGTAGACGCCGTGCTCGTGCAGGTGTACGAGGCCCGCCGCGACGTGCCGCCCCAACTCGAGCGCGTCTTCACGGGTGAGCGCGTTCGTCTCGATCATCTCGCCGACGTCGAAGCCCTCGATGAACTCGAACACGATGAAGGGAGGGCCGCCGGGGATGAGATCGGCGTCGATCACCTTCACCACGTTCTGGTGGTCGGGGACCTGAAGGAGCGTCTTGTACTCCTTCTTGAGGCGGTCGACCGTCGACACGCGGTCGCGCAACACCAGCTTCACCGCACGCGAGACGTCGCCCAGCGTGTCGATGACCTTGTACGCGACCGCGAACGAGCCCGGCTTGCCGAGGCGCTTCTCGATGACGTATTTCGGCGTGAGCTGCGTGTTCGGAAGCAGGTTCGAGTAGTCGAGCTGAGGCGCGGTGGGCTCCAGTGACGGCGCCGCCGGAGGCGCGCCAGCCACAGGCGCAGACGCGGCGCTCGGGTCGAGGAGGATCTTCAGCTCGGTGAGCGCCCACGCCGCTGAGGGCCGATCGTCCGGCTCGAAAGTGCAGAGCTTCTGCAGCCAGGCGTCAAATCCCTTGGGCAGCTCGGGGCGCGCGGAGCTGGGCTTCACCGCGAAGACGGCCTTCTGCTCGAACAGCTCGGTCGGCGTGTTGAACGGCCGCTCACCCGTGAACAGCTCGTAGAGCACGAGGCCCACGCTGAATAGATCCGAGGCAGGCGTCGCGGCGGCGGGCGCGCCGTGGATCTCGGGCGCCATGTACTTGGGATCAAGGTCGTCGACGATCTCCTGCGCGATGGTGTGACTGTGATCGGTGCCTGGGCGCGCGAAGTCGAAGCCTGTCAGCCGCATACGGCCGTCGGTGCCGACGAGGATGTTCGCGGGCGAGATGTTGCGGTGTACGACTTTGTGCTGCGCAAGGTGGGCGAGCGCGTTGAGGAGGTCGACGGCGACGGTGTTCTTCTGGTCGAGCGTGAGCGCCAGCGTGGGCTTCGCGATGTGGACGCGCAGCGCCTGCCCGGCGACGTCCTCTGTGACCAGGAAGTACTTGTCCTGGGCCTCGCTCGGAAAGAAGTCGCGCACGCCGACAACGCCCGGGTGGCCGGGCGTGGTGCTGAGTGTGCGGAACGCCGTCGAGATGAGGAGCTTCTGCTTCTCGCGCTCGTCCGGCGGCTTGTACGGGTCGGCCTGGTAGGCGCGGATGAGCGCCGTCGACTTCGGCCCCACGAACGCGTTGTGCGCGCGGTACTCGGTGTAGCTGTCGGTGCCGCCGAGCCGCTCGGAGACCACCCAGCTCCCGAAGCGCAGCGGGCCCGAGCGGGGCTTGGCCACGCCTTGGAGTGCCTTCAGGATGATGTTGTGGTGCGCGCCGATGTTCTTCGACTTGCCGGCGGGGATGCGCGCCGCGTTCTGGAAGAAGGCCGCTGCCTTCTTGAGCGTGGTGACGTTCGGCGCGTCGCGCCCGCCTGGATCGGCCAGTGTGGCGTCGGGTGCGGTGAGCACGACGGCGGCGTCGACGTAGATGTCGTCGAGGTCGCGGCGACCGGGCTGGCTGCTGGTGATGATGCCCTTCACCGCCTTGGCGTGCCCGCGCAGCTTGGCGAGCGGCGAGCTGAAGGCCTGGCGCCCTTCCGGGTACCACTTGGAGCCGTAGACGTCGATGAGCCCGCGCGTGCCCTTCACGTCGACGAGGAAGACGGCGTGCGGCGCGATGACCGCAACGTCGACTTCAAAGGTCTCGCCGTCGCGCAAGATCTCGAAGTTGTGCAGGACGAGGTAGCTCGCCGGCAGGTGATCGCGCAGGTACGCGATGGCCTGGCGCTCGGCCTCGTTCACCGGTTCGCCGATGGGGATCACCGTGGCCATCAGTTCGTGGCTCCCTTCTCGATGGCGGCTTCAACGATAGTGCGAGCATCGCGGTCGGCCGACACGGCATCGTCCCGCAGACGCTGCGCTTCCATTACGAGCTTGCCGATGCGAGTTCGCACTTTGTCATCTGGCCACGGAATCGACAGTGATCGGACACGACCGGCTTCGAGCGAGATGGCCTCGGACCAACACAGACCGACCGATGGAGGCCCCTGAGCTGCCCGGCGCCCGGAATGATCAATCATGCCTTGCGCAAAACGGACCAACGTCGCTCGCAACCCCTGCTTCCGCATGAACTGTGTCTCTGCCTTCGGGCGCCAACTGGAAGACATCGGCGCCCGAGAGGAAAGGAATACCAAACGGGGGGCAATCGAGAGCTCGCAAACTTGGTCGCTGGAAGACGGGGATGAAGACGTCTGCGACATCTCCCACGGTCATCGTGTCTCTGGTCGAGTCGAACGCCTTTCGCGCGTCCGTGTTCAAAGGTGCGTAGTAATACCCGTCGCCTCGCTGCAGGAACTGCGACGAGCTGGCGCTAGCAATGTACTGGGGCCTTACTCGTTCTGGGGCTTGGACGGCACAGAGCAGTTCAATAAGCAGATCGTCGGCTTTAGCGAACAAAGTCGCCGCCTCGCTCCGTGCACATGCAGCCTTCGTGACGAGGTCATGCGCCCGCAGCTCAACGTTCTTTCCAAACCGCGGAATCGGAAGATCGGCAATGTGGCCCGGCTCGATGTGCTGGATGATCGCGCCGTAGGTTCCGCCGACGACGAGGGGCACGCCGAACTTGCTGCTCAGGTAGGCGTACAGGTAGCCGGGCGGGATCTTCTCGGCGTCGGGGATGACCCGAAGCACATCTTCCGAGCATGCGAGTCCGTCCATGTCGGGCCGCGAGAAGGCCATACGCCCGATTGTTCCGGCGCGCGTAATGAGGGTCCACCCGGATTTGATCCGCAGCTTCGGGTTTGCACGTGCGGCTTGCTTACTGATGAGGGGAAGGCCCGAGAGGTCAGACCTGAGAATATCGGTACTCGACGAGAAATCGGAGCCCACGTTGGGATCTTTCGACCCACTGCCGCTTAATGCGGCCCGCGTTGACGAGTCCCTTGCGGCCATCGAGGCAAACGTCTTGGAGTGGCACTTCCTTGTTAAGCTGAGTCGATCGCAACACGCGCTTCCAGCGCGCCCGACATGTACGGGTTGCAGTCGAGGCGACGGCCATCGCGCTCCAGCCACGAACTGGGGACAGACTTCGTCTTCATGCGCCCTCCACGGGGAACCACGAGCGGAGCGCGTTCAAGAGCCGGATGAGGGCGTCGTCCTCGCAGCGCTGCACCGACACCTGCGACGAGATCTGCCGGTAGAGCGCCGACGAGCGCGGGACCTTCTTGCCTGGGCTGTTGTGCAGCGCCCACTCCGCTGCTTCCTTCGGGCGCGCGGGCTTCGTCTTGCCCGCAGCGAGCAGGCCCTCCCGCTCGAGCCTCGGCCGCAGCACGTCCCACGACGTCCAGCCGAGCGCCTGCGCAGAATGCGGCGAGTCCGACCAGAGCCACACGTCGGCTTCGGGGCGCACGACAAGCCCGAGGCTGGTCTCCGCCGTCCAACCCGCGTCGTCGAGATGCGCGCGCAGCTTCTGCTCGATCTCGTCGGCGCCAGGGCTGCCGTTCCACTCTTCGTCGACGATGACAACTGCGTGTGCGT
It encodes:
- a CDS encoding protein kinase, with the protein product MATVIPIGEPVNEAERQAIAYLRDHLPASYLVLHNFEILRDGETFEVDVAVIAPHAVFLVDVKGTRGLIDVYGSKWYPEGRQAFSSPLAKLRGHAKAVKGIITSSQPGRRDLDDIYVDAAVVLTAPDATLADPGGRDAPNVTTLKKAAAFFQNAARIPAGKSKNIGAHHNIILKALQGVAKPRSGPLRFGSWVVSERLGGTDSYTEYRAHNAFVGPKSTALIRAYQADPYKPPDEREKQKLLISTAFRTLSTTPGHPGVVGVRDFFPSEAQDKYFLVTEDVAGQALRVHIAKPTLALTLDQKNTVAVDLLNALAHLAQHKVVHRNISPANILVGTDGRMRLTGFDFARPGTDHSHTIAQEIVDDLDPKYMAPEIHGAPAAATPASDLFSVGLVLYELFTGERPFNTPTELFEQKAVFAVKPSSARPELPKGFDAWLQKLCTFEPDDRPSAAWALTELKILLDPSAASAPVAGAPPAAPSLEPTAPQLDYSNLLPNTQLTPKYVIEKRLGKPGSFAVAYKVIDTLGDVSRAVKLVLRDRVSTVDRLKKEYKTLLQVPDHQNVVKVIDADLIPGGPPFIVFEFIEGFDVGEMIETNALTREDALELGRHVAAGLVHLHEHGVYHCDIKPRNLLWTGRGTKIIDFNVSVAAKDEERRGGGSRRYLPPDLVLEDVLSASDLVDRDLYALGLTLYEALTNRYPWDNAQVPPPGKPAADPRELSGLADIAPELVDVMLKAIAPKRADRYATAADLRNALTSIPAARRAPQPLTPVPIAWGVPGDGGNGKRNGNGHGGSGGPIPPNTNPYIRHLLTVYSQSKHSNAGTRGLDVISEQTYVETALDRELLPSVLSGEFALVIISGNAGDGKTAFLQKLERKAADEQGIVDHSLPNGARIELRGRTFLSNYDGSQDEGDQKNDDVLRAFLAAFKGNDSKEWAAWKETRLIAINEGRLVDFLEANRADFPALATLVKEGLRTGEPTDGVAVVNLNLRSVVVDPQGFDNSILERLVNRMTHEKFWEPCHGCDLKDRCYAFHNAQTIQDETAGKHVVERLKNLYAITHLRGRLHITLRDLRSALAFMLVGTRDCDEIHALYKNGQRDEIVQGFYFNSWKGGDSSNADRLLMLLSEVDVAEADDPRLDRALDFVSPTEDRTLFRFEQRGGYDREVLRSLYDELPRDVSGKASEHRAEAHRRFIAMARRRAFFERRDAGWRSMLPYKTADELLAVVRGDKGAEGLLEPLLVAINRGEGLTRPERIGNNLALEVRRVEGGSVRSYRLYPRERFSLSLADQASRSRFVEHMPTGLLLRYHDPAGLNAELLVSLDVYEMLRRLNEGYRPSVEEEQGYYLSLTVFKNLLGSAPYQEVLLSTSSHDFYRVARQVDGRLEMTRAREGAV